Proteins encoded together in one Porites lutea chromosome 2, jaPorLute2.1, whole genome shotgun sequence window:
- the LOC140927444 gene encoding uncharacterized protein: MKAKSKEETTNRRTKLNSLFSASALLLSVVCCIALFHVELKIQEHQRVLSQSATFCDQMENEILQKVQQNYERWQINKGSTSDGDWFEAQGDQENISRLKRSSPTNSQQKSVQTAADVKLLIKEELRLLQTQVCAKDETLCRSGPKGSRGRRGRPGTRGRPGPEGPPGKHGPIGPRGARGVKGDLGLPGDPGPAGPVGPPGEKGIKGEPGKSIFAPSLLQPPVETTVNESQTAIFKCTADSNPPAHVTWTKQNSSLPVGRHVVEASGALIVNNVRPEDEGFYNCRAENLLGSVNATAKLTVQYAPRTFLSSKRLMAEEKQNVTIACTASGQPQPRVTWFKPFGTLPKDRAEVVNGTLKIYNVAKTDGGTYLCKAENVMGAETATALVVIFFPLRFKVRPPQELTPLINYSPKVLLPCLAESELKTTITWTKDGKSPLPEDSDVLQNGTLVLRNIKKSHGGSYTCRAVNALKTIEANVKINSPITATSCSVIKKYAGGASGNYVIDPDGEGGLAPFTVFCDMTDKSGVGVTVISHDSESRTYVHQVSGYGRQGGYSRDIHYTGASLSQMASLTRVSSHCEQFIKYECHGSVLLFNGNPYGWWVSRDSQKMRYWGGASANNKCACGMTNSCADSRFGCNCDKQDHVWREDSGLLTDKTMLPVKQLRFGDIGNRYSDFGYHTLGKFKCYGIV; encoded by the exons ATGaaagcaaaaagcaaagaaGAGACGACAAACAGAAGAACAAAACTCAACAGTCTGTTTTCCGCGTCAGCTTTGCTGCTGTCTGTTGTGTGTTGTATTGCACTTTTTCACGTGGAACTCAAAATTCAAGAACATCAACGAGTGCTATCACAGTCAGCAACATTCTGTGACCAGATGGAGAATGAAATCCTTCAGAAAGTACAACAGAATTACGAAAGAtggcaaataaataaaggcAGCACCTCCGACGGTGATTGGTTCGAGGCTCAAG GTGATCAGGAGAACATCTCAAGACTGAAGCGTTCATCACCAACTAATTCCCAGCAAAAGTCAGTCCAAACAGCTGCTGATGTAAAACTGCTGATCAAGGAAGAACTTCGACTGCTGCAGACTCAAGTTTGTGCTAAAGATGAAACGCTCTGTCGATCAGGACCAAAAGGGAGCCGAGGACGACGGGGAAGACCCGGCACTCGAGGAAGACCCGGTCCAGAGGGACCTCCTGGAAAACATGGGCCAATAGGACCTCGAGGAGCAAGGGGCGTGAAGGGTGATCTAGGACTGCCGGGTGACCCGGGTCCCGCGGGACCTGTAGGGCCGCCCGGTGAAAAAGGCATTAAAGGTGAGCCTGGTAAGTCTATCTTTGCTCCTTCTCTGCTGCAGCCTCCTGTTGAAACAACTGTCAATGAAAGTCAGACAGCCATCTTCAAATGTACAGCAGACAGTAATCCACCAGCACATGTCACGTGGACTAAGCAGAACTCATCTCTTCCGGTGGGACGTCACGTAGTAGAGGCCAGTGGCGCTCTGATTGTAAACAATGTTAGACCAGAAGACGAAGGATTTTACAACTGCAGAGCTGAGAATTTGCTGGGAAGCGTAAATGCTACAGCGAAACTAACTGTTCAGT atGCCCCCAGAACTTTCTTGTCATCCAAAAGATTAATGgcggaagaaaaacaaaacgtcACCATCGCCTGCACTGCTAGCGGTCAGCCGCAACCGAGAGTCACGTGGTTCAAGCCATTTGGTACTTTGCCTAAAGACAGAGCTGAGGTGGTAAATGGCACTCTTAAAATTTACAATGTGGCAAAAACAGACGGTGGAACATATCTTTGTAAAGCAGAGAACGTTATGGGAGCCGAAACAGCAACAGCTCTAGTAGTGATATTCTTTCCCCTACGTTTCAAAGTTCGTCCTCCACAAGAACTTACTCCTCTAATAAATTATTCTCCTAAAGTCCTTCTGCCGTGTTTGGCTGAAAGTGAACTAAAAACCACAATAACTTGGACAAAAGACGGCAAGTCTCCACTTCCTGAAGACTCCGACGTTCTTCAAAATGGTACATTAGTTTTGAGGAACATCAAGAAATCACACGGAGGGTCTTACACCTGTAGAGCGGTTAACGCTCTGAAAACAATAGAGGCTAATGTCAAAATCAATTCTCCCATTACAGCTACGTCATGTTCAGTGATAAAAAAATACGCTGGTGGGGCAAGCGGCAACTACGTCATTGATCCAGATGGCGAAGGGGGCCTGGCACCTTTTACAGTGTTCTGTGACATGACTGACAAGAGTGGAGTTGGCGTGACAGTGATCAGTCACGACAGTGAAAGCAGAACGTATGTGCATCAGGTCAGTGGTTATGGCCGTCAAGGTGGTTACTCGCGTGACATTCACTACACAGGAGCGAGTCTCTCTCAGATGGCAAGTCTCACCAGAGTCTCTTCACACTGTGAACAGTTTATCAAATATGAGTGTCATGGATCGGTATTGCTTTTCAACGGCAATCCATATGGatggtgggtgtcacgtgattCCCAAAAAATGAGGTACTGGGGCGGAGCATCTGCCAATAATAAATGCGCATGCGGAATGACCAACTCATGTGCAGACTCCAGGTTTGGTTGTAACTGTGATAAACAGGACCATGTGTGGCGTGAAGATAGCGGCCTTCTCACCGATAAGACCATGCTTCCAGTAAAACAACTTAGGTTTGGAGACATTGGTAACAGATACTCTGATTTTGGTTACCACACTCTGGGAAAGTTTAAGTGCTATGGCATAGTTTAG
- the LOC140927440 gene encoding neurexin-4-like, with protein sequence MAVLVGKLANGTSYVVFVVCFSLAIQYSRSLAAEECRIIMFKEPTLNTVMKGHLISRAEVLNEGSCRVKCYMEPNCVSINMGLSIGGKTICELNNATGENEFAAALKYKAAHTYLAIENPCSSSPCLNNGTCQAGFTKKGFRCRCHKGFIGSFCDRIAKSCSHLKKLDHLAASGSYVIDPDGEGGLPPMYDVTCDMKDKDGVGVTVISHDSESRTLVKDYEGPGSYSRDISYTGASLSQFTSLTNVSSHCEQFIKYECKGSALNKNENKFGWWVSRSFSKMLYWGGATPGSGKCACGMNNTCAGYKNYVCNCDKNDDEWREDSGLLTDKTSLPVIQLKFGDTRSHGNRSEEGYHTLGKLKCFGTELTPIDPS encoded by the exons ATGGCTGTTTTGGTCGGAAAGCTGGCAAACGGAACTTCATATGTTGTTTTCGTCGTTTGCTTTTCCCTTGCAATTCAATATTCAAGAAGTTTAG CTGCGGAGGAATGCCGCATTATTATGTTCAAGGAACCAACACTCAACACAGTCATGAAGGGCCACTTAATCAGCAGGGCAGAGGTGCTTAACGAAGGGAGCTGTCGAGTGAAGTGTTATATGGAGCCCAATTGCGTGTCCATAAATATGGGGTTATCAATAGGTGGTAAAACCATATGTGAACTGAATAATGCCACTGGTGAAAATGAATTTGCTGCTGCACTAAAGTACAAAGCTGCCCACACTTATCTGGCAATCGAG AATCCCTGCAGTAGTAGTCCATGTCTGAACAATGGCACATGTCAAGCTGGattcacaaaaaaaggatttcGTTGCAGATGTCATAAAGGATTCATCGGAAGTTTTTGCGACCGGATAG CAAAATCGTGCAGCCATCTTAAAAAATTGGACCATTTAGCGGCGAGTGGAAGTTACGTCATTGATCCTGACGGTGAGGGAGGCTTGCCACCTATGTATGACGTGACTTGTGACATGAAAGACAAGGATGGCGTTGGCGTGACTGTCATCAGTCATGACAGTGAAAGCAGGACATTGGTGAAGGATTATGAAGGTCCAGGCAGCTACTCACGTGACATCTCTTACACTGGAGCGAGTCTGTCTCAGTTCACGAGTCTCACCAATGTCTCGTCACACTGTGAACAGTTTATCAAGTATGAGTGTAAAGGATCGGCCTTAAACAAAAATGAGAACAAGTTTGGATGGTGGGTGTCACGCAGTTTTTCTAAGATGTTGTATTGGGGAGGGGCTACTCCCGGCAGTGGTAAATGCGCATGTGGGATGAACAACACATGTGCAGGCTATAAGAATTATGTTTGCAACTGTGATAAAAACGATGATGAATGGCGTGAGGACAGCGGTCTCCTTACTGACAAGACAAGTCTTCCAGTCATACAACTCAAGTTTGGAGACACTCGTTCTCATGGTAATAGAAGCGAGGAGGGATACCACACGCTTGGGAAACTTAAGTGTTTT